A genomic region of Halomonas aestuarii contains the following coding sequences:
- a CDS encoding LysR substrate-binding domain-containing protein, producing the protein MSRLLNAQTHAWMKVFAVSARHLSFTRAAEELHVTTGAVSQQIKQLEQRLGFRLFRRLPRRLELTEEGRRLASVVDEAYQAVGLEVRRLQSGVMSGVIRLRSVPSFLHKWLMPRLPRLQARFPDIELHVTAEDSSVSLRDGDFDLALDLNDGHTPGLSITPLMEERIFPVCAPALLRGRPPLRHPADLAWYPLLHDVTAWRGSHEHAEWERYLDAIEAPPLNLRRGYTFNRNHLTMEAAIAGMGVAIARQTLIRGELGSGALIAPFAQRVPTGMRYGIVHAPGALDDRRVAAVHDWIVEEARRAPDGPGE; encoded by the coding sequence ATGAGCCGTCTCCTGAATGCCCAGACCCACGCCTGGATGAAGGTCTTCGCCGTCAGCGCCCGTCACCTGTCCTTCACGCGGGCGGCCGAGGAACTGCACGTGACCACCGGCGCGGTGAGCCAGCAGATCAAGCAACTCGAGCAGCGACTGGGGTTCAGGCTGTTCCGCCGACTGCCGCGCCGGCTGGAACTGACCGAGGAGGGGCGGCGCCTGGCGTCGGTGGTGGACGAGGCCTACCAGGCGGTGGGGCTCGAGGTCAGGCGGCTGCAAAGCGGGGTGATGAGCGGGGTGATCCGGCTGCGCTCGGTGCCCTCCTTCCTGCACAAGTGGCTGATGCCGCGCCTGCCCCGGCTGCAGGCGCGCTTTCCCGACATCGAACTGCACGTCACCGCCGAGGACAGCAGCGTCTCGCTGCGCGACGGCGACTTCGACCTGGCCCTGGACCTCAACGATGGGCACACCCCCGGGCTCTCCATCACGCCGCTGATGGAGGAGCGGATCTTCCCGGTCTGCGCCCCCGCCCTGCTCCGCGGACGACCGCCCCTGCGCCATCCGGCCGACCTGGCCTGGTATCCGCTGCTGCACGACGTCACGGCCTGGCGCGGCAGCCATGAGCACGCCGAGTGGGAGCGCTACCTCGACGCCATCGAGGCTCCCCCTCTCAACCTGCGCCGGGGCTATACCTTCAACCGCAACCACCTGACCATGGAGGCGGCCATCGCCGGCATGGGGGTGGCCATCGCCCGCCAGACCCTGATCCGGGGAGAGCTGGGCAGCGGCGCCCTGATCGCCCCCTTCGCCCAGCGCGTGCCGACCGGCATGCGCTACGGCATCGTCCACGCGCCGGGCGCACTGGACGACCGCCGGGTGGCCGCGGTGCACGACTGGATCGTCGAGGAGGCGCGGCGCGCCCCGGACGGGCCGGGCGAGTAG